The DNA region ATATGGGTTTTTATTGATTGCTAGAATATTTGATAGGTGAAATCGTCACTTTGTCTAAATGAGTTCATTTTCTAGTTTTTCGATTAGGTTGATTTAGTTTAATCAAAAGATTGATCAATTTCATTGAATAGAgttgaatataagtgttggaaTCTCAATGCTCAACAATTGGCTGAATATacttaaaaattagatttaagatttgatttttataatgttttatactaattcatttaatatatatagtacataattttcaattttatcaaataactaTTAACCCTGAATGCTTTATATAGCTCACTAGAATTTATATTAGAATATGAAACCTAAACCTTTCCGTACTCTCCTTCAAATGCAAGTTGGTAACCATTTTAGGAAATATGTAACATCAAATTAACATTGATCATCAAAGGCTCTTGAACAACTCCAAGCTCAAGCTGTTGGCtaaattttcatctaaaacataATGAAATATGAGCTATAACAACTTTCTGTCTTGTCTTGGAAGTTGTTGTGGACTGACAATACATCAGCTACCACAAATTGTTGGCTTGAACTTCAATAGTAAAAACTGAAACCGGATTCAACTGACCTAACAATGAAAATCATCTGAAATGAAGAGAAACAAACATATAAAAGAAACCTTGTAAGATGTAAAGCTGTTATGACAAATTCCAAACATTGAGGGAGaacatagaaaaataaataaaggagaACCTGATTTATAGGAATTAGATGGAAAAAGAATCATAGATAAGAAAAACAACAAGGTCCTCCACTTGTTGTGGCATTTGGTGGGGTTAGGTTCTGACTAAAGGAACGATATCATGTAGAAACACATGAGTATCTTCTTAATAGTGAACTTGATAATTATGAGAACTTATCCATCCTGTGTAGCTCAATGGTAAGGGGATCACTACCTTGAGTTCTTAGTTCTTACATTTGATTCTCATTGGAAGCGCCAAATTGAAGTGAGAGGTCATGTTGGGTCGTTGTGCTAGCTTCCTCCAGGGATTAGTCGAGTTGTGCGAAAAGCTAGCTTGGACACCCGGGTtacaaaaaaaggaaaaaataattgtgagaacttaatttttcttatcaaatagATCCTCTttagtttaacaaaaaaattcccatagtttttgtaatattattcaTAACATATTTTCACTGTATTAATGTAGGTTCATGTTAAGCTTAATCTTGCAAATAATTGTGCAGTTCCACCCGGAGATCAAGGATGGTTTTGTAGGCTTTGTGAATGTAAGATGGAGATCCTAGAAACAGTGAATGCTCACCTTGGAACAAGATTCCCTCTGGATAGTGCTTGGCAGGTTTATTGCTATGTAGACAATTCATGCTTCGTTTTGTGCTATAATTAACTGTTTTGTTATCAAATTTTGTCATTATAATGACCtggaaaaatctacatttgttatgtttgccaAAAATCACATtgatctagaaaataatctGGATCATGGTCTAGGAAAAATTCTCTATACCAAATCAAgcaaaaattacattataatttggatcacagtgtagaaaataattttggatacCAAATAAACCAACACAATCAAACTATAATCTggatcattattaaaaaaagcaATCTACATACCAGTTCCAAATAGGCTCAATGCTGTTGTTGCAgcttgtatttttattttttactctcAGTTCTCTTTTAACTGAATTAAAATGGAAATATATTATGTGTTGGAGGAATAGGATATTTTCAAGGAAGAAGCTTCTTTATCTGAAGGTGGAGATGCTTTGCAAAATTCAGAACAAGAATGGCCTTCTGATGATCCTGAGGATGATGACTATGATCCTGAAAAAATAGCAAGCAGCGGAAGTTGTAGCAGACTGGGCTCTGAAGCAGGTGATTCTGATGATGGAAACAGTTTTTGTAGTTTAGGTTCATTCCAAGGCAAAGCCCTTGTTGAATCAGAAAGGGAAACAGAGAGAAGCAACAGAAGTCAGAAGATGTTTGATTCTGTTATTCACGAAGATTCAGATCAAACAGCTGTAGGTGATCTTGTAACTGGCCCTCGACAACGAAGAGCTGTTGACTATAAGAAGTTATACGATGTAAGTATTCGAAGCACTCTTAAGTCAGAATGATTCACTTCGTGGGTGAAATCCAAACCATTAAAATACAAGTCATCACATGTCATAAGTTAGTCAAAGTATATCGAAATGAAAGCGAATAAGACCTCGAAGAAGTCAAGAGACAACGTCAGAACTAATGCTCCAATTCGATGTTCTCGAATGAGCTTAGGTCAATAGGAATATGTACTTCCTTAGCGATATATAACCTTGCTTCATTTGTCTCTCTCCCATCATAGTTAACACCGCGTCACCGCTAAATAgtcttgttttttatttgtcaaGTTTGATTTAGCGATCTTAGCTTTCCATTTTTTCTGTCTCCCGCACAATCTCAGAAATAATTTTCTCTGATGAATCCTCACCAAAAGTTGAAATCCATTTCTCATAGATAATAATATCCCTTCACTACGCATGCGACTCTCCCACTCGATTCGCTTGTTATAATCATCCATGGGGTTTTCCTCATGAGCGTTACCCGTACATGAATATGTAGACTTATACAAGCTTCAATGTTgttattactcttttttttcttttgcatAGGAAATGTTTGGGAAGGATGCTCCCATCAATGACATGATGAGTGAAGATGAGGACTGGGGCCCTACTAAGAAAATTCGTAGAGAAAAGGAGTCGGATGCAGCTAATACTCTTGTGACTCTCTCAGGAAGCAACAGAAAGCTTCCCATTTTGAATTCTGAAGATGGAAAAGAAATATGTACTGAAGAAAAAGCTAGACGGTCATTTCTCAGGATCCCACCTGATGCGGTTCAGGTAGTGATgcttcattttcaatttttaattaatggtttGCATGTGATTGGCTGTTCTTGTAGAATGTTTACATTCTCGGTATGTACCAGAAACTTCGCATGGTGTTTGCTGATAATGAACTTCCGTCCAAAGCTGTTAAGGAAGTCCTTTCCAAGCAACTAGGCCTTGAATCTGAGAAGGTAAAGAATTCATTTTAAAGGTACAGCTTATCAAACGTGAAGTATAACCCAGTACTCAGCACTAGAAAACATTGGGCATATCTAGTTATTTTGTTACAATCTCTATCACAATCACGGAACACATTGGAAAATctttaaagttaaaattgaaagaattttttttatatataagattttttggaTCATAATCAAGATATTGTGGttttttgcttcattttgtataaatatcatcttttggatcatgatccaaattatagtgtgattttttacttcatttggtatataatattttttaaggatTAGAGCTTAGAGTTAGATTATTTTCTTTGAATATTTTAGGTCCTTGTGATTTTTAGCAAATGtaaattttctcaaatcaatATTGAGATGAAAAAAATGCATATCTGCTTGCTTtacatttaagaaaaaaattcagTATGTTCCTACTTTGAATCTTTACATATTCTCATTCTTTAATGTTTGTTGCCCAGGTAAATAAATGGTTCAAGAATGCACGATACATGGCACTTAAATCTAGAAATGTGAGATATGCATTCCTCCTTAAGTTGGTGTTCTTATGTTGTAGTGTACTCCATTACTAATCTCATGCCCTATACAGTTTCTTGACTTGTTCTTCCCTTAATTCTCtatttacaattcaataatcaacgtttatttttacttatttagcTAGTGTAATCATTTGCCTTCTTGTTTGGGCAGTGTGACCAAACCGACGAATTACAGAAAAGTAATCCTGAATTGAATGAGGACTACAGATGCCgaactgaagaagaagacaaaaCTAACCATCCATTGGTCATTTGTGATATTCCATCTGCAACTGCCGTCCATTCCATTTGCATTCACTCCCCGACTGACTCTCCGAAGAGTAAGGGTGATAAAAATAGTTCAATGTCAATAACTGATGAAACCAAGGTAAGCCAATGAAAAATTAATCCCACGGACACTCAGAGATTCTTTACTAACCGTGATTGTTGACATTTTTCAGGTTGACGTAAACATTGGCAATGATGTTAGTTTGAAACCTTTGAAATCATTCTCGAAAGGGAAGAAGAAAATAGACACTAACGTTAATTGCAAAGAACAGGAGGATGCTGAAGCTCAGCTGGAGAGGGTATGTAAAATGAAAGGCAAAGTGGAGGCATTAGAGCAGGTTTTATTTGGAATGCCATATCTTATTACTTCAGACAAAGCTCAAGTATCGAAGGAAAAACAACACAATATTATCTACTTGCCTGTAACTGAGCTAAAGGAGAAGGATTGATCTCTTCAAACATCTCTTGCCAGTTAAGTAATCCTATTTCCTAATTCTTCTTCAGTTTTTAGGAAATAGAGTTCAAAggctttattattattatgttaataacTATTTGGTGTATTCAGAGTATTTAGTATTTACTAAAATTATGCATAGATgaattactttttctttttttgttgtATATTCACAGTTTTCTTTtactatataaattattcaGTTTAGTATTTATTATGGCTGGCTAAAAACGGAGttgttttgacatttttatttgACCAAGACAATCCTCATTCttgaaaacactttttatttgtgtttttgatCAAGGTATAGACAATGTTGAAAAACTTAGTCATTTGGACTGATCTAGGATTTATTGGTTGTTTCTCTTCTAGATTCTGAATTGAAGGGGTCATGCTAGCCACCCCGGGAATAAATTCGGGtcagaaaaagaaataattagcATGGTATATTTGACATAAATTGTTTGAACTAGCTGAAAGATTTACTAATGATCATTtgtttagtttaaaaatgagaaatcaagTTTGATATGTTAGTACATTGGTTTCATTTAACATTTCATCTTGTTTTTTTTCATCTAGATGTTGATCGGGATGACATTCCATTTGAAAACATAGTACATCTGAAATTTTAATCCGGCTTAGATCCAGATACGCCTTTCAAAAGGTGTCGTTCGATTGGGTCTGGTTAGTCTAAGGTGTataacaatcaatcaatcaatgtaTCATTGGTTTGTAAGAGTTTGAAAGATGCCCTATGTATGGTGTATTGAGTTAGCCACCCCTTTTCATATCTCAATGTGTATTTTACAATAGACACTTTACATAAAATGCAGACTATATTACAATAAATAGTTTTGAACATTTTGATCCCCTTTatagttttgatgattattgaACTTTTTTATGAAATTGGTTTGCAAATAGACTTGGGGAgagatttttttatctttactaTATCTTAATGAATTTACAATGAAATATAATCTTATACATCTTTAATGTCACACTAGTgagtatattattataattattttatatacttctaactattaaaattgaaaaactagTTATACTAAATTATTccttaaattagtttattaaatttatttagttataatttgttttgagtagtttttttattgaaattttggtATATTATGTCTAAATTGATCAAAGCTATCAAATAGATCTTCTATcctataaaaacaaattgagtaaatctaattttttaagtgaagttttactattttcaaataatttaatactaaaataacttattgagactattttcaaaaaaaaaaaattctcatctTTTGTTATTTTCTCAATCTAGTAATTCaagtattcaaattattaattaaaaataatattattctcactctattatttgtaatatttaaaattattaaaacagtcataattttttaattgttttctttaagtaaatcataataaaattatattattttgaattaatctacataaaattttgaattaatttttataattttataactcTAAAAGAGGTTAACAAGTTacgtttaaataaattattttaaataattaaattcttattatttaattacaagtttacttagtttataaattactttaattttaaattatcgattttatttttttatttgataaatagttTCTTTATTTTGACTGACTTGTTCCATATTACCTTAATTTACATTCAAAATTACCTTAATCTTACATGTTGCATCAAAGgagttttagaattttttttcctttttatggGTTTAATGATtccctataaaaaaaataacacaacttcttctctcatttttttaaataaaggaatatgtattgattttgatgtttAAAGTGTAGAACAACTTTCgttttcttctaaaaaaacaCTCAAAAAGTATTATTAGAAGGACTaataatgacattattttgaaaatggttCGGCATAATAAAGTGTAAAAATGACTTTTTCGGACGAAAATATTCCTTCGCGTCACGCAACGCGGAGAGATGACCTGATAATATTTGCAAAAATGACCTCACATGATGTGACGCACCCCTTCGCGTCACGAACACCATCGTCGCATGACATGAAGGAATATTTTCGTCTTTAGACAAGCCAAATATGTCATTTTTGCAAACTTTATCAAGTCTgcgtcattttccaaaaaatggTCATtagggttatttcatcaaatttcccagtAAACGagcacaaattaaaaaaaaaaatcggtaACATCCAACACAAACAATaacaagaaaattaataatatattcaataaaGATAACATAAATATGACATGAGTTTGAAACCAAGCTAACACTATTCTTTAACAAACTTAATACCAACCAAGACAAGGACAATTGTGATTAGGGATAAGAATTATAATTCTTCCTGCGATTTTCCATTCGAATTGTCTCATTATAACGGTTTTTCCCCGGTTTGATCGGTAGTTGACTAGGATAAGGTGGAGATGATATCTGTGTCCCCGTCTCGACTCCGTCCCGATCTCACTCTAAGTATACCCTCGAAcactaataaatacaattaaatatataacatcgcCAATCTATTTACTTATTCTTCatatttataagagttttaagcctaatatatatatataataataatgtttaatttcaaagtgtttggattatcgggtcgaagagttgtggttaattttgatatatatgtgagagtaaattgatatttgggttggattgtgggttgacccgcctataaacttaaaatggttaaaaataaaattaaaaatgttatatgtatctTTCAAACTTACAAACTAACAAACAAGTACaaacatttaaccaactaggctaataagactttatattttaaattcaacaccaaatttaataaacgtggaacatttttaacaatataagttttgGTTAATCGAAGTAAGTAAGGTTACgctatgagaggtcgattgggggATTGATGGGtcaaagtgagag from Impatiens glandulifera chromosome 5, dImpGla2.1, whole genome shotgun sequence includes:
- the LOC124938233 gene encoding pathogenesis-related homeodomain protein — encoded protein: MLPEKDIIISVDKESKHEVGRIRHKEVPTRKKFLSSKAQNNQTSVYSSKKIDKPEDGDVESQKVKERKRRRRRRRKKHNSNSEADESFRLQKRTRYLLIKMKLEQNLIDAYSGEGWKGQSREKIKPNRELQRASKQILKCKLGIREAIRQLHLLSAVGSIEDSAIAPDGSVHHENIICAKCKLREAFPDNDIILCDGTCNCGFHQKCLQPPLLTENIPPGDQGWFCRLCECKMEILETVNAHLGTRFPLDSAWQDIFKEEASLSEGGDALQNSEQEWPSDDPEDDDYDPEKIASSGSCSRLGSEAGDSDDGNSFCSLGSFQGKALVESERETERSNRSQKMFDSVIHEDSDQTAVGDLVTGPRQRRAVDYKKLYDEMFGKDAPINDMMSEDEDWGPTKKIRREKESDAANTLVTLSGSNRKLPILNSEDGKEICTEEKARRSFLRIPPDAVQKLRMVFADNELPSKAVKEVLSKQLGLESEKVNKWFKNARYMALKSRNCDQTDELQKSNPELNEDYRCRTEEEDKTNHPLVICDIPSATAVHSICIHSPTDSPKSKGDKNSSMSITDETKVDVNIGNDVSLKPLKSFSKGKKKIDTNVNCKEQEDAEAQLERVCKMKGKVEALEQVLFGMPYLITSDKAQVSKEKQHNIIYLPVTELKEKD